DNA sequence from the uncultured Ilyobacter sp. genome:
AACGGAGAGCAGGCCTTAGAAATAGGGGATATGCTCGTTAGATCTGGAGCTGTAGACGTAATAGTAGTAGACTCTGTGGCCGCTCTTGTACCAAAATCAGAGATAGAAGGAGAGATGGGAGACCAGCAAATGGGACTTCAGGCCAGGCTCATGTCCAAGGCTCTGAGAAAACTAACAGGAAGTCTGAATAAATCTAAAACAACAATGATATTCATAAATCAAATAAGGGAAAAAATCGGAGGATTTGGATTTGGACCTCAGACTACAACTACAGGTGGAAGAGCACTTAAGTTTTACTCTTCTGTAAGAATGGAGATAAAAAGAATAGGTAGTGTGAAGCAGGGAGATAATGTAATAGGAAATGAGACTGCCGTAAAGATAACGAAGAATAAGATAGCACCTCCTTTTAAAGAGGCGAAATTTCAGATCATGTACGGAAAGGGTATCTCAAGAGCGGGAGAGATACTAGATATGGCTATAGACAATGATATAGTTTCAAAATCAGGGGCATGGTTTAGTTATGGAGATGTAAGATTGGGACAGGGTAAGGAAAATGTAAAATCTAGGCTAGAAGAAGAAAAGGACCTTCTAGGACAGATAGAAATTGATTTGAACAAAGTTCTATTTCCCGAAGTTAAAGTAAGTGAAAAGGCAGAAGATGAAGATACTGAATCTAAAGAGAAATAAATTATACCTAGAGGACGACGAAATAATAGATGTAAGTCCTGATATAATTTATGAAATGGGGCTCTCTAGAAAAGAAGAGTTGAGTATAGAGGAGTATAAAAGGGTAGTCTATCTGGCTGCCCTTTCCAAGTCCTATTATTTATTGTCTAGAAGAGATCACACTTCTAAAGAGCTAGAGAGAAAACTTTGGATGAAATTTCGGGAAAAAGAGATAATAAAGAGAGTAATTTCTGAGATAGAGGGAAAAGGATATATAGATGATTATTCCTACGCCAGGTTTTTTATTGAAAAAAGCAAAGAGGGAAGAAAAAAAATAGAATATGACCTAAGAGCGAGGGGAATAAAATCTGAAGTTATAAAAGAAGCATTTGATGAAGAGGGCAATAAAGAGGTTCCAAAGATAAAAAGGCTTCTGCATAAGATAAGTGGGAAGCCCTATGATAAGAAGATAAACTATCTTTTGAGAAAGGGCTTTGACTATGAAAATATAAAAAAAGCCTTAGAGGAAGAAGATGAAGAATAACTTTGTAAAAATAGTATTTTGTGATAATATTACGAGAGTAATATTTTAATCGGGAGTGGTTTTATGTTGGGTTTGGTATTGGCTCTAGTAACTGGGCTGAGTTTTTTCATTTATATGACAATATTTTATCTTCCTATAATTGTGTTTTCAGGGGAAGAAAAGTCGGCACGACTTGCAAGGAGGGAATTTAAAAAGTTTGGTACCTGGGTTTTAGGATCTATAGGGGCTAAGCTAGAGGTTATCTACGAAGATAAAGAGGCAGTAGAAAATCTAAAAGCAAAAGACGGAATAGTGGTTGTAGGAAACCATCAGAGTAACATGGATATTCCGGTGCTGCTAGCAGGATTTCCTTTTGTTGTAGGATATGTGGCCAAAAAAGAGATGGAAAAATGGCCTTTTTTCGGGACATGGATGAAAAAATCCCACTGTGTATTTCTAGACAGAAGTAATCCGAGAGAGGGAATAAAAAGTATAAAAAAGGCTGTGGAGATTATAAAGGCCGGCTATCCTATAGCGATCTTCCCTGAGGGAGAAAGATCTCAAACTGGAGAAATAGGGGAATTTAAAAAGGGCAGCTTTAGACTGGCTACTGAGACAAAGGGAATAATAGTGCCTGTGACAATAAAGGGTACATATGAGATCCAAAAAAGAGGCAGTGTAATAACTAAAATGGGTAAAAATGTAAAACTGATAATAGCAAAACCAATATATGTAA
Encoded proteins:
- a CDS encoding RecX family transcriptional regulator translates to MKILNLKRNKLYLEDDEIIDVSPDIIYEMGLSRKEELSIEEYKRVVYLAALSKSYYLLSRRDHTSKELERKLWMKFREKEIIKRVISEIEGKGYIDDYSYARFFIEKSKEGRKKIEYDLRARGIKSEVIKEAFDEEGNKEVPKIKRLLHKISGKPYDKKINYLLRKGFDYENIKKALEEEDEE
- the recA gene encoding recombinase RecA translates to MAKAKKEIADKDKALEVAMKQIQKDFGEGSIMKLGANTHMNVETISTGSIGIDMALGLGGVPRGRVVEIYGAESCGKTTVALHIVAEAQKKGGIAAFIDAEHALDPAYARALGVDVDELLISQPDNGEQALEIGDMLVRSGAVDVIVVDSVAALVPKSEIEGEMGDQQMGLQARLMSKALRKLTGSLNKSKTTMIFINQIREKIGGFGFGPQTTTTGGRALKFYSSVRMEIKRIGSVKQGDNVIGNETAVKITKNKIAPPFKEAKFQIMYGKGISRAGEILDMAIDNDIVSKSGAWFSYGDVRLGQGKENVKSRLEEEKDLLGQIEIDLNKVLFPEVKVSEKAEDEDTESKEK
- a CDS encoding lysophospholipid acyltransferase family protein, which translates into the protein MLGLVLALVTGLSFFIYMTIFYLPIIVFSGEEKSARLARREFKKFGTWVLGSIGAKLEVIYEDKEAVENLKAKDGIVVVGNHQSNMDIPVLLAGFPFVVGYVAKKEMEKWPFFGTWMKKSHCVFLDRSNPREGIKSIKKAVEIIKAGYPIAIFPEGERSQTGEIGEFKKGSFRLATETKGIIVPVTIKGTYEIQKRGSVITKMGKNVKLIIAKPIYVKDMETAEVKKLDKIVRDTIVENFEKF